The following coding sequences lie in one Spirosoma sp. KUDC1026 genomic window:
- a CDS encoding TldD/PmbA family protein has protein sequence MNRRNFNQLLGMGTAGLMIPSLPAFSRTVSPERLMEPGLDVTVKKRLADAALNAAKSKGASYADVRIGRYLNQYVTTREDKVQNIVNTESYGVGVRVIADGCWGFAAVVDAKSDADMAKAAESAVAIAKANAKLMKQPVQLAPQKGYGDVSWKAPITKNAFEVPVKEKVDLLMAVNSAAMKNGADFVNSVLFMVNEQKYFASTDGTYADQDVHRIWPTFTVTAINKQSGKFETRQALSSPMGMSYEYLTTNPSDKVTGVTTRYNKGYDMVEDVIAAAKQARAKHSAKSVEAGKYDLVLDPSHLWLTIHESVGHPLELDRVLGYEANFAGTSFATLDKWKSKDFNYGSKQVNLVADKTQVGSLGAVGWDDEGVKTKEWDLVKDGTLVNYQAIRDQVHIIGEKESQGCCYADSWGSVQFQRMANVSLAAGKTPLSVQQMIKDVKKGIYIIGDGSFSIDQQRYNFQFGGQLFYEIKNGEIAGMLKDVAYQSNTQEFWNSCVAVCDEKDYRLGGSFFDGKGQPQQVSAVSHGSSTARFNGVNVINTGRKI, from the coding sequence TTGAATCGCCGGAACTTTAACCAACTGCTGGGTATGGGAACCGCGGGGCTAATGATCCCTTCCCTGCCCGCCTTCTCACGAACCGTCTCCCCGGAACGTCTGATGGAGCCGGGCCTCGACGTTACCGTCAAAAAACGACTGGCCGATGCCGCGCTCAATGCCGCCAAGAGTAAGGGGGCCAGCTACGCCGACGTACGAATTGGCCGTTACCTGAATCAGTATGTCACGACGAGGGAAGACAAAGTACAGAACATTGTCAACACCGAATCGTATGGGGTTGGCGTGCGTGTCATTGCGGATGGGTGTTGGGGCTTTGCCGCCGTTGTCGATGCAAAATCAGACGCCGACATGGCGAAAGCGGCCGAGTCGGCCGTAGCGATTGCGAAAGCCAATGCCAAATTGATGAAACAACCCGTTCAGTTGGCTCCGCAGAAAGGGTACGGTGACGTCAGTTGGAAAGCCCCCATCACCAAAAACGCGTTTGAGGTTCCGGTAAAGGAAAAAGTTGATCTACTGATGGCGGTCAACAGTGCCGCGATGAAAAACGGGGCTGACTTTGTCAACTCGGTTTTGTTCATGGTGAACGAGCAGAAGTACTTCGCATCGACCGATGGTACGTACGCGGATCAGGATGTCCACCGCATCTGGCCAACGTTTACCGTAACGGCCATTAACAAACAATCGGGCAAGTTCGAAACTCGCCAGGCGCTTAGTTCCCCGATGGGCATGAGTTACGAATACCTGACAACCAATCCGAGCGACAAGGTGACGGGCGTAACGACCCGTTACAACAAAGGCTACGATATGGTCGAAGATGTTATCGCGGCTGCCAAGCAGGCCCGTGCCAAGCACTCAGCCAAGTCGGTCGAAGCGGGCAAATACGATCTGGTGCTGGATCCGTCTCACCTCTGGCTGACCATCCACGAGTCGGTGGGCCACCCCCTGGAACTCGATCGCGTGCTGGGTTACGAAGCTAACTTCGCCGGAACCAGCTTCGCGACGCTCGACAAGTGGAAATCCAAAGACTTCAACTACGGCAGCAAGCAGGTGAATCTGGTAGCCGACAAAACGCAGGTCGGTTCACTGGGCGCCGTTGGCTGGGACGACGAAGGCGTTAAAACCAAGGAATGGGATCTGGTCAAAGACGGTACACTAGTCAACTACCAGGCCATTCGCGACCAGGTGCATATCATCGGGGAGAAAGAATCGCAGGGCTGCTGCTACGCTGACAGTTGGGGCTCGGTGCAGTTTCAGCGGATGGCCAACGTATCGCTGGCGGCCGGTAAAACACCTCTGTCAGTGCAGCAAATGATCAAAGACGTCAAGAAAGGTATCTATATCATTGGCGATGGGTCATTCTCCATCGACCAGCAGCGGTACAACTTCCAGTTCGGCGGTCAGCTCTTCTATGAGATCAAGAACGGCGAGATCGCAGGGATGCTCAAAGACGTAGCGTATCAGTCGAACACCCAGGAGTTCTGGAATTCATGCGTTGCCGTCTGCGACGAAAAAGACTATCGGCTGGGCGGTTCGTTCTTCGACGGCAAAGGACAGCCTCAGCAAGTGAGTGCGGTGTCGCACGGCAGTTCAACGGCGCGTTTCAACGGAGTTAACGTCATCAATACAGGTCGTAAAATTTAA
- a CDS encoding DUF58 domain-containing protein, whose amino-acid sequence MAKLATDLIKLNNLQLAGKLVSDELLLGIQASKRSGVGTEFEQFRHYEPGDDPKRIDWKLFAKSGQYLVRESATESNQQLRFLIDLSGSMNYAERNVSRLNYAKLLLASLAYLSNRQGDQLSLYALQQSAVQTLVPAGKQAFQKIISTLDAAQASGEWKTTQASFPEFSRKQTEMLVLASDFLQVGDEWINLIRSVAGPRREIVIFQILGDQELSFDLSGFYRFQDLETGREMELQAETVRDLVRERSAAYLTRLEEALRIPHVRLIRVRMSEPVALVLTRFLTGKN is encoded by the coding sequence ATGGCTAAACTCGCCACGGATCTTATCAAACTAAACAACCTGCAACTGGCTGGCAAACTGGTCAGCGACGAGCTGCTGCTGGGTATCCAGGCCAGCAAGCGGTCCGGTGTAGGGACCGAGTTTGAACAATTCCGCCACTATGAACCCGGTGACGATCCGAAGCGTATCGACTGGAAACTGTTTGCCAAAAGCGGGCAGTACCTCGTGCGCGAATCGGCGACGGAAAGTAACCAGCAGCTGCGGTTCCTGATCGATCTGTCGGGGTCGATGAACTACGCCGAAAGAAACGTCAGTCGGCTGAATTACGCTAAATTACTGCTGGCGTCGCTGGCGTACCTCAGCAACCGGCAGGGCGATCAGCTCAGTTTGTATGCCCTGCAACAGAGCGCAGTGCAGACGCTGGTTCCCGCCGGGAAGCAGGCGTTTCAGAAAATCATCTCGACGCTCGATGCCGCCCAGGCGTCGGGCGAGTGGAAAACGACGCAGGCTTCGTTCCCGGAATTTAGCCGCAAACAAACCGAAATGCTCGTGCTGGCGTCCGACTTTCTGCAGGTGGGTGATGAGTGGATCAACCTGATTCGCAGCGTAGCCGGACCGCGCCGGGAGATTGTCATTTTTCAGATTCTGGGCGATCAGGAGCTATCGTTCGACCTCAGCGGCTTCTACCGGTTTCAGGATCTGGAAACGGGACGAGAGATGGAATTACAGGCCGAAACGGTCCGTGACCTCGTTCGGGAGCGGTCGGCGGCTTACCTGACCCGCTTGGAAGAAGCGCTACGTATTCCGCACGTCCGGCTGATACGGGTACGGATGAGTGAGCCGGTCGCGTTGGTATTGACCCGTTTTTTAACCGGAAAGAACTAA
- a CDS encoding TldD/PmbA family protein, with amino-acid sequence MAILSKEEAKKIIDKVLSYSKADEMSVSLSGTRTGNIRYARNSVSTSGETNNLSLGVTAVFGKKAGTATINEFDDASLEKTVRRAEEIARLAPENPEYMPMLGPQKYLETNTYSETTAKIDPEYRAQAAFDSLDPCRQKNLTAAGYMEDSTGFTAMGNSKGLFGYNRETGVDFSITVRTADGTGSGYAIRDVNDASKLSTRAATDIAIQKAQASTGARALEPGKYTVILEPAASSELIRNMMGSMDARSADEGRSFLSKKGGGTRLGEKLFDERVTIYTDPMNPELPLSPFGGGGGGRFGGGSEGVPQEKITWIEKGVVKNMFYSRYWADQKKVKAVPRPSGIIMEGGTESLADLIKSTDKGILVTRFWYIRAVDPQTLLYTGLTRDGTFYIENGKIKFPIKNFRFNESPVIMLNNLEAMGKPVRAGGYLLPPMKIRDFTFSSLSDAV; translated from the coding sequence ATGGCCATCTTAAGTAAAGAAGAAGCAAAGAAAATTATTGATAAAGTGCTTTCGTACTCGAAAGCCGATGAAATGAGCGTAAGCCTGTCGGGTACCCGGACCGGCAACATTCGTTACGCCCGAAATTCGGTGTCGACCTCCGGCGAAACGAACAACCTGTCGCTGGGTGTAACGGCCGTGTTTGGCAAAAAAGCGGGGACGGCCACGATCAACGAGTTTGACGATGCGTCGCTCGAGAAAACGGTTCGGCGCGCCGAGGAGATCGCCCGGCTCGCTCCCGAAAACCCCGAGTATATGCCCATGCTCGGCCCCCAGAAATACCTGGAGACCAATACCTATTCGGAAACCACGGCGAAAATCGACCCGGAGTACCGGGCGCAGGCCGCTTTCGACAGCCTCGACCCCTGCCGCCAGAAGAACCTGACGGCGGCAGGCTACATGGAAGATTCAACCGGCTTTACGGCTATGGGCAATAGCAAAGGGCTGTTCGGCTACAACCGGGAAACAGGCGTTGATTTTTCGATTACGGTACGTACCGCCGATGGAACCGGCTCGGGTTACGCCATCCGCGACGTGAACGATGCCAGCAAACTCAGCACCAGAGCGGCTACCGACATTGCTATTCAGAAGGCCCAGGCCTCAACGGGTGCGCGGGCACTGGAACCCGGTAAATACACCGTTATCCTTGAGCCGGCGGCATCGAGTGAGCTGATCCGCAACATGATGGGTAGCATGGACGCCCGCTCGGCCGACGAAGGCCGTAGCTTCCTCAGTAAAAAAGGCGGTGGGACGCGGCTGGGCGAGAAACTCTTCGACGAGCGCGTCACCATCTATACCGATCCAATGAACCCAGAACTGCCACTCTCGCCCTTTGGTGGTGGCGGTGGGGGCCGTTTCGGCGGTGGCTCCGAAGGCGTTCCCCAGGAGAAAATTACCTGGATCGAGAAAGGTGTCGTGAAGAATATGTTCTACTCGCGGTACTGGGCGGACCAGAAAAAAGTGAAAGCTGTTCCCCGTCCATCGGGTATTATCATGGAGGGCGGCACCGAATCGCTGGCAGACCTGATCAAGAGCACCGACAAAGGGATTCTGGTAACGCGCTTCTGGTATATCCGGGCCGTTGACCCACAAACGCTCTTGTATACAGGCCTGACCCGCGACGGAACCTTCTACATCGAGAACGGCAAGATCAAGTTTCCGATCAAGAACTTTCGCTTTAACGAGAGTCCGGTCATCATGCTCAACAACCTCGAAGCGATGGGTAAGCCCGTCCGGGCGGGTGGCTATTTATTGCCCCCGATGAAAATTCGGGACTTTACGTTCAGCAGTCTGTCTGACGCCGTGTAG
- a CDS encoding GNAT family N-acetyltransferase — translation MITITPATEEQLSTIRSIAYQTWPSTFGAILSPEQIEYMLTMMYSPEALLTQAHEKNHVFLLANESVSQEALGFVSYELDYKGESATKIHKLYLLPDSQGKGVGRQLIDCVSELARRHGNDRLSLNVNRNNKAIQFYERIGFSVVKQENIDIGNGYLMEDFVMEKPLS, via the coding sequence ATGATCACCATTACCCCGGCAACCGAAGAGCAATTGTCTACTATCCGGTCTATCGCTTATCAGACGTGGCCCAGTACGTTTGGCGCTATTCTGTCACCTGAACAGATCGAGTACATGCTGACGATGATGTATAGCCCGGAAGCGCTGCTGACTCAAGCACACGAAAAGAACCACGTGTTCCTGCTGGCGAATGAATCGGTTAGTCAAGAGGCACTGGGATTCGTGTCGTACGAGCTGGACTATAAGGGCGAGTCGGCAACCAAGATTCATAAATTGTATTTGTTGCCCGATAGCCAGGGGAAAGGCGTCGGCCGGCAGTTGATCGACTGCGTATCTGAGCTGGCTCGGCGACACGGCAACGACCGGCTGAGCCTGAACGTAAACCGGAATAACAAAGCCATTCAGTTCTACGAGCGGATAGGCTTTTCGGTTGTGAAGCAGGAAAACATAGATATCGGCAACGGCTATCTGATGGAAGATTTTGTGATGGAGAAGCCCCTGTCGTAA
- a CDS encoding TldD/PmbA family protein codes for MAIILTEAEAKALLQKVLSYSKADECEVNLTGEERGNLRYARNEVSTSGSTINKNLVVQSSFGKKVGTATIDEFDDASLEKVVRRAEELAQLAPENPEYVGVLGPQTYVKSTGFFDSTAGISPATRADAVDKSLQLARAQNLTAAGFLQDYRGYSAMMNSKGLFAYYPSTNVNFSLTVRTDDGKGSGYVARGYSDVSKLDTAAATRIAMQKAQGSAAARAIEPGKYTVILEPTAAVVLLEYLMWGMDARSADEGRSYFSKTGGKSRLGDKIVDERVTLYSDPTNPELPASPWSGDGQAQAKTMWIDKGVVKNLSYSRYWAQKQGKKPLPYPNNMIMAGGSSSLEEMIKSTQRGILVTKLWYIREVDPQTILLTGLTRDGTFYIENGKIKHPVKNFRFNESPVIMLNNLEALGKPERVVSTESDQNYLVPPMKIREFTFTSLSDAV; via the coding sequence ATGGCGATTATTCTCACCGAAGCAGAAGCCAAAGCGCTACTCCAAAAAGTATTAAGTTATTCGAAAGCCGACGAGTGCGAAGTGAATCTGACAGGCGAAGAACGGGGTAACCTGCGCTACGCCCGTAACGAGGTCTCGACCAGTGGCTCAACCATCAATAAGAACCTGGTCGTTCAGTCGTCTTTTGGCAAGAAAGTAGGTACGGCCACGATCGATGAGTTCGACGATGCCTCGCTCGAAAAAGTCGTTCGCCGGGCCGAAGAACTCGCTCAGCTTGCCCCCGAAAATCCGGAATACGTGGGCGTTCTGGGACCACAGACATACGTTAAATCAACGGGTTTCTTTGACTCAACGGCGGGTATCTCCCCTGCTACCCGGGCCGATGCCGTAGACAAGAGCTTACAACTGGCCCGCGCTCAGAATCTGACAGCCGCTGGTTTTCTTCAGGATTACCGGGGCTATTCAGCCATGATGAACTCAAAAGGTCTGTTTGCCTATTACCCCAGCACCAACGTCAACTTCTCGTTGACGGTACGTACTGACGATGGGAAAGGCTCGGGTTACGTAGCACGTGGCTACAGCGACGTATCAAAACTGGATACGGCAGCCGCTACCCGCATTGCCATGCAGAAAGCGCAGGGCTCGGCGGCAGCGCGCGCCATCGAGCCGGGTAAGTACACGGTTATTCTAGAGCCTACGGCAGCCGTTGTCCTGCTCGAATACCTCATGTGGGGTATGGACGCCCGTTCCGCCGATGAAGGTCGCTCCTACTTCAGCAAAACGGGAGGCAAAAGTCGCCTGGGCGACAAAATTGTCGATGAGCGCGTCACGCTTTATTCTGACCCAACGAATCCAGAACTACCAGCGTCTCCCTGGTCAGGCGACGGGCAGGCGCAGGCGAAAACGATGTGGATTGACAAAGGCGTCGTAAAAAACCTGTCGTATTCACGCTATTGGGCCCAGAAGCAGGGCAAAAAGCCGCTGCCTTACCCCAATAATATGATTATGGCGGGCGGCTCGTCGTCGCTGGAAGAGATGATCAAAAGCACCCAGCGCGGGATTCTGGTCACCAAACTCTGGTACATCCGTGAAGTCGATCCGCAAACGATTCTTCTCACGGGCCTGACCCGCGACGGGACTTTTTATATCGAAAACGGCAAAATTAAGCATCCGGTAAAGAACTTCCGCTTCAACGAAAGTCCGGTTATCATGCTCAACAACCTTGAAGCGCTGGGCAAACCCGAGCGCGTCGTGAGCACCGAATCGGATCAGAACTACCTGGTGCCGCCAATGAAGATCCGGGAGTTTACGTTTACGAGTCTGTCAGACGCAGTGTAA
- a CDS encoding DUF4159 domain-containing protein, whose product MKPFVFTRIQYTSGDWDTDQRMPSNLLHSLVEYTTIPVDQKEHVVQLSSPDLFKSPFCYLSGHKLVEFSAQERDHFKRYVQNGGFVFVDDCNHDIDGLFAKSFEQEMERTFGPKALQKIPNTHPIYNCFFTFAEGPPTTSFELNGWGDDLVHDYLKAITVNGRIGVLYSNKDYGCEWDYDFRNKRFLAEDNTKFGVNIVTYALTA is encoded by the coding sequence TTGAAACCGTTTGTTTTTACCCGTATTCAATACACCTCCGGTGACTGGGACACCGACCAGCGGATGCCGTCGAACCTGCTTCATTCGCTGGTTGAGTACACGACTATACCAGTTGATCAGAAAGAGCATGTCGTGCAGTTAAGTAGCCCGGATCTGTTCAAAAGCCCGTTCTGTTACCTGAGCGGACACAAACTGGTGGAGTTTTCGGCGCAGGAACGGGATCACTTCAAACGGTACGTACAAAACGGCGGGTTCGTGTTTGTCGACGACTGCAACCACGATATTGATGGTTTATTCGCCAAGTCATTTGAACAGGAAATGGAGCGGACCTTTGGTCCGAAAGCGTTGCAGAAGATTCCGAACACTCACCCCATTTACAATTGCTTCTTTACGTTCGCCGAAGGGCCGCCCACGACTTCGTTCGAGCTGAACGGCTGGGGGGATGATCTGGTGCACGATTACCTGAAAGCAATTACCGTCAACGGCCGGATTGGGGTGCTCTACAGCAATAAGGATTACGGCTGCGAGTGGGATTATGATTTCCGCAACAAGCGGTTTCTGGCCGAAGATAATACCAAGTTCGGCGTCAATATCGTCACGTACGCGCTGACAGCATAA
- a CDS encoding TldD/PmbA family protein — MKRRDFAQLMGMGAMGVAMPSLPSFARTVSPEALLEPGLDVAVKKRLADAALNAAKAKGATYADVRIGRYLNQSVLTRENKVLGIINTESYGVGVRVIVNGSWGFASVGDARDESVVAKAAETAVTIAKANARLLTEPVQLAPQKGFGDVSWKAPITKNAFEVPVKEKVDLLLACNAAAMKNGANFVNSVMFQVNEQKYFASTDGTYADQDIHRIGPNFTVTAVDPANGRFATRNSLSAPMGMGYEYLQTNPKDKVTGVTTRYNKGYDMLEDITAAAQQAREKTGAKSVEAGKYDLVLDPSHTWLTIHESVGHPLELDRVLGYEANYAGTSFATLDKWQSKDFQYGSKEVNFFADKTQPGSLGAVGWDDEGVKTKQWDLVKDGILVNYQAIRDQVHIIGEKESQGCCYADNWSSVQFQRMANVSLAPGKTPLSVQDMIKDVKKGIYIIGDGSFSIDQQRYNFQFGGQLFYEIKDGKIAGMLKDVAYQANTREFWNSCVAVCDESDYRLGGAFNDGKGQPSQSSAVSHGSATARFNGVNVINTARKI; from the coding sequence TTGAAACGACGCGATTTTGCCCAACTAATGGGCATGGGTGCAATGGGTGTTGCCATGCCTTCGCTACCCTCTTTTGCCCGCACGGTGAGTCCCGAAGCGCTGCTGGAACCGGGGCTGGATGTAGCCGTCAAAAAACGACTGGCCGATGCCGCCCTCAACGCGGCCAAAGCCAAGGGAGCTACCTACGCCGACGTGCGTATTGGGCGCTACCTCAATCAGTCCGTGCTGACCCGTGAGAACAAAGTGCTGGGGATCATCAACACCGAATCCTACGGGGTTGGCGTGCGCGTAATTGTCAATGGCAGTTGGGGCTTTGCTTCCGTCGGCGACGCCCGCGACGAATCGGTTGTCGCTAAAGCGGCCGAAACCGCCGTAACCATTGCCAAAGCAAACGCCCGGCTCCTGACCGAACCGGTCCAGCTCGCTCCGCAGAAGGGCTTCGGTGACGTGAGCTGGAAAGCGCCCATTACCAAAAACGCGTTCGAAGTTCCGGTTAAAGAAAAGGTTGATCTACTGCTGGCGTGTAATGCCGCGGCTATGAAAAACGGCGCCAACTTTGTCAACAGCGTCATGTTTCAGGTGAACGAGCAAAAGTATTTTGCTTCCACCGACGGCACCTACGCCGATCAGGATATTCACCGGATTGGCCCCAATTTCACCGTAACGGCCGTCGATCCCGCCAATGGTCGCTTTGCTACCCGAAATTCCCTGAGCGCACCGATGGGCATGGGCTACGAGTACCTGCAAACAAACCCCAAAGACAAAGTCACCGGCGTAACGACCCGCTACAACAAGGGTTACGACATGCTCGAGGATATTACCGCAGCCGCCCAGCAGGCCCGGGAAAAGACCGGAGCTAAATCGGTGGAAGCAGGTAAGTACGACCTCGTCCTCGACCCCTCGCATACCTGGCTGACCATCCACGAGTCAGTGGGCCACCCCCTGGAGCTCGACCGGGTGCTGGGCTACGAGGCCAATTACGCCGGTACCTCCTTCGCCACACTCGACAAGTGGCAGTCCAAAGATTTCCAGTACGGTAGTAAGGAAGTTAATTTCTTTGCCGACAAAACGCAGCCCGGCTCGCTGGGCGCCGTTGGCTGGGACGACGAGGGTGTCAAAACCAAGCAGTGGGATCTGGTGAAAGACGGCATCCTGGTCAACTACCAGGCCATCCGCGATCAGGTGCATATCATCGGGGAGAAAGAATCGCAGGGCTGCTGCTACGCTGACAACTGGAGTTCAGTCCAGTTCCAGCGCATGGCCAACGTATCGCTGGCGCCGGGCAAAACGCCCCTGTCGGTACAGGACATGATTAAAGACGTCAAGAAAGGTATCTACATCATCGGCGATGGGTCATTCTCCATCGATCAGCAGCGGTACAACTTCCAGTTCGGCGGACAGCTCTTCTACGAGATTAAGGATGGCAAGATTGCGGGTATGCTCAAGGATGTCGCCTACCAGGCCAACACCCGCGAGTTCTGGAACTCCTGCGTTGCCGTTTGTGACGAAAGTGATTACCGGCTCGGGGGCGCTTTCAACGACGGTAAGGGGCAGCCTTCGCAGTCGAGTGCCGTATCGCACGGCAGCGCGACAGCCCGTTTCAACGGAGTTAACGTCATCAATACTGCTCGTAAAATCTGA
- a CDS encoding AAA family ATPase — translation MEQANLTHYKALVARLPQLRQEISKVIIGQEEAISEVLIALLAGGHCLLEGVPGLAKTLMVKTMSDALAMRFKRIQFTPDLMPGDIVGTEILEDDHETGHKVFKFNKGPIFANVVLADEINRTPPKTQAAMLEAMQEYKVTYGGNDYPLPRPFLIIATQNPIEQAGTYPLPEAQLDRFLLYIKLGYPNEHEELNVLKSTTGTKRAELQTVLSDEDILSLQNLTRQVHISDELIEYINRLVRATRPQTSPSAFVKQWCEWGAGPRAGQALVLCAKARAVLNERFSVIPEDIQTLAFPILRHRIALNFRADAEGITTDRVIEELLKGVK, via the coding sequence TTGGAACAAGCTAACTTAACTCACTACAAAGCGCTGGTGGCGCGACTACCCCAGCTACGACAGGAGATCAGCAAAGTCATCATCGGACAGGAAGAAGCTATCAGCGAAGTTTTGATCGCGTTGCTGGCGGGCGGTCACTGCCTGCTCGAGGGCGTACCCGGTCTAGCCAAAACCCTGATGGTGAAAACCATGTCGGATGCGCTGGCGATGCGCTTCAAGCGGATTCAGTTCACGCCCGACCTGATGCCCGGCGATATCGTCGGCACCGAGATCCTGGAAGACGACCACGAGACGGGACACAAAGTGTTCAAATTCAACAAAGGTCCCATCTTCGCTAACGTTGTGCTGGCCGATGAGATCAACCGGACTCCGCCCAAAACGCAGGCCGCCATGCTGGAGGCCATGCAGGAATACAAGGTAACCTACGGTGGTAACGACTACCCCCTCCCCCGCCCATTCCTGATCATTGCGACCCAGAACCCCATCGAGCAGGCCGGTACGTATCCCCTGCCCGAAGCGCAGCTCGACCGCTTTCTGCTCTACATCAAACTTGGCTATCCCAATGAGCACGAAGAGTTGAACGTACTGAAAAGCACGACCGGCACCAAGCGCGCCGAACTACAAACGGTACTGTCGGACGAGGATATTCTCAGCCTACAAAATTTGACCCGGCAGGTGCATATCAGCGATGAACTGATCGAATACATCAATCGGCTTGTACGAGCTACGAGGCCTCAAACCAGCCCATCGGCCTTTGTTAAGCAATGGTGCGAATGGGGTGCGGGACCGCGGGCTGGTCAGGCGCTGGTCCTGTGCGCCAAAGCACGAGCGGTTCTAAACGAGCGGTTCTCGGTTATTCCAGAGGACATTCAGACGCTGGCGTTCCCCATCCTGCGGCACCGGATTGCGCTGAACTTCCGCGCCGACGCAGAAGGCATCACGACCGACCGGGTTATCGAGGAACTGCTGAAAGGCGTTAAATAA
- a CDS encoding BatA domain-containing protein, which translates to MEFVEPYLLWGSLAVAIPIVIHFWHQKQGKPLPWAATQWLTEKDQQQSRGLRIDNIPLLILRCLLLLVLALLVSQLVLNKSDQTEAIKTVHLVQPSAFVTDNFRFELDEAAKKGEAVYLANNELTPIASQSNQPVATTPFNALLLQTAINELPTETTNLHLYVLNSESLADVPAITVPQRFHLHSVIDSTSQPRPYLTAKDGKKLFINQAGKLTATNAISGLATPGVKLASAPSYEGTLHVLLQYANAPERQTVRAALQALMDVYALDLTIDEKPTRRAYDWVLTDKPPARLTPKTLYIVSANEQVPHPANVIYTNEHLTPQTSDRVVNGQLPEWLGQQLIQQYELNAQPHSLSKQALANLFVPSTKRSTSQQASLQSILLLLFVSLLLAERWLALTKNA; encoded by the coding sequence ATGGAGTTTGTTGAACCATACCTACTGTGGGGGAGCCTGGCCGTAGCGATTCCGATCGTGATTCACTTCTGGCACCAGAAGCAGGGCAAACCCCTACCGTGGGCAGCTACACAATGGCTCACGGAAAAAGACCAGCAGCAGAGTCGGGGACTACGTATCGACAACATCCCGCTGCTGATCCTGCGCTGCCTGTTGTTGCTGGTGCTAGCCCTGCTGGTCAGTCAGCTAGTACTGAACAAGTCAGACCAGACCGAAGCGATCAAAACGGTTCACCTAGTGCAGCCCAGCGCCTTCGTAACCGATAATTTTCGATTTGAGCTGGACGAAGCCGCTAAAAAAGGGGAAGCCGTTTACCTGGCAAACAATGAGCTTACTCCTATTGCCAGTCAGTCGAATCAGCCAGTAGCAACGACTCCTTTCAACGCGTTGCTACTGCAAACGGCAATCAATGAACTTCCTACAGAGACAACCAATCTGCATCTGTACGTGCTGAATAGTGAGTCACTGGCGGACGTACCGGCGATTACGGTGCCGCAGCGATTCCACTTACACAGCGTAATCGATTCGACCAGTCAGCCCCGGCCCTATTTGACGGCCAAAGACGGTAAGAAACTCTTCATCAACCAGGCTGGAAAACTAACGGCCACCAATGCTATATCCGGCCTGGCGACACCCGGCGTAAAACTGGCATCAGCACCCTCGTACGAAGGAACGCTACACGTATTGCTCCAGTACGCTAACGCCCCCGAGCGCCAGACCGTACGAGCGGCTCTCCAGGCGCTGATGGATGTGTACGCGCTCGACCTGACCATCGACGAGAAACCGACCCGCCGAGCCTACGACTGGGTTTTGACCGACAAGCCCCCCGCGCGCTTAACGCCCAAAACGCTGTACATCGTCTCGGCGAATGAACAAGTTCCCCACCCCGCTAACGTTATCTACACAAACGAACACCTGACACCCCAAACTTCCGACCGCGTCGTGAATGGCCAGTTACCGGAGTGGCTGGGGCAACAGCTCATTCAGCAGTACGAGCTGAATGCTCAACCCCATTCGCTGAGTAAACAGGCTTTAGCCAATTTGTTTGTTCCATCAACAAAACGTAGCACCTCCCAGCAGGCCAGCTTACAGAGTATTTTACTCCTTCTGTTTGTGAGTCTCCTCCTTGCTGAACGCTGGCTGGCGCTAACCAAAAACGCATGA